The Podarcis raffonei isolate rPodRaf1 chromosome 2, rPodRaf1.pri, whole genome shotgun sequence genome window below encodes:
- the FAF2 gene encoding FAS-associated factor 2, which yields MAAPEERELSAEQTEKLLQFQDLTGIESMDQCRHTLEQHNWNIEAAVQDRLNEQEGVPSVFNPPPSRPLQVNTADHRIYSYVVSRPQPRGLLGWGYYLIMLPFRFTYYTLLDIFRFALRFIRPDPRSRVTDPVGDIVSFIHMFEEKFGRIHPVFYQGTYSQALNDAKRELRFLLVYLHGDDHQDTDEFCRNTLCAPEVIALINTRMLFWACSTNKPEGYRVSQALRENTYPFLAMIMLKDRRMTVVGRLEGLIQPDDLINQLTFIMDANQTYLVSERLEREERNQTQVLRQQQDEAYLASLRADQEKDRKKKEEREKKKRKEEEVQQQKLAEERRRRTLQEEKERKSECLPPEPHPDDPESVKIVFKMPNDSRVERRFHFTQSLAVIHDFLFSLKESPEKFQIEANFPRRVLPCLPTEEWPNPPTLQEAGLSHTEVLFVQDLTDD from the exons GACCTGACTGGCATAGAGTCCATGGACCAGTGCCGTCATACACTGGAACAACACAACTGGAACATAGAG GCAGCTGTTCAGGACCGATTGAATGAGCAAGAGGGTGTCCCAAGTGTCTTCAATCCACCACCTTCTAGACCGCTACAGGTCAACACTGCTGACCACAGGATCTACAGCTATGTTGTTTCAAGGCCGCAACCAAGG GGCTTGTTAGGTTGGGGTTACTATTTGATAATGCTTCCATTCCGATTTACATATTACACATTACTTGATATATTTAG GTTTGCTTTGCGTTTCATACGCCCTGATCCTCGTAGTCGGGTCACTGACCCTGTTGGTGATATTGTTTCATTTATTCATATGTTTGAAGAAAAATTTGGAAGAATACATCCTGTTTTCTACCAGGGAACATACAGTCAG GCACTGAATGATGCAAAGAGGGAGCTACGCTTCCTCCTTGTTTACCTTCATGGTGATGACCATCAAGACACTGATGAATTCTGTCG CAACACCCTTTGTGCACCTGAAGTGATCGCCCTCATAAATACAAGGATGCTTTTCTGGGCTTGttccacaaataaaccagaaggATATAGAG TGTCACAGGCCTTACGTGAGAACACCTACCCATTCCTGGCAATGATCATGCTGAAAGATCGTAGAATGACCGTAGTTGGGAGGTTAGAAGGACTCATCCAACCTGATGACCTCATTAACCAGCTGACATTCATCATGGATGCCAACCAGACATACTTGGTATCTGAGCGCCTGGAAAG AGAAGAGAGAAACCAAACTCAGGTCCTTAGACAACAACAAGATGAGGCATACCTGGCTTCATTACGGGCTGATCAGGAGAAAGACCGCAAGAAAAAGGAAGAGcgggaaaagaagaagaggaaggaggaggaggtgcagCAGCAGAAGCTAGCAGAGGAGAGACGGCGGCGG ActctgcaggaggagaaggaacggAAATCTGAATGCCTTCCACCAGAGCCGCATCCTGATGACCCAGAAAGTGTCAAGATCGTCTTCAAAATGCCCAATGACTCCAGGGTGGAGAGGCGATTCCATTTTACACAGTCTTTAGCA GTGATCCATGACTTCCTATTCTCTTTGAAAGAGAGCCCGGAGAAGTTCCAGATTGAGGCCAACTTCCCTCGCCGTGTCCTGCCCTGCCTTCCGACAGAGGAGTGGCCCAACCCACCCACGCTGCAAGAAGCTGGACTCAGCCACACGGAAGTTCTCTTTGTGCAGGACCTCACGGACGATTGA